In a single window of the Thamnophis elegans isolate rThaEle1 chromosome 8, rThaEle1.pri, whole genome shotgun sequence genome:
- the HEY1 gene encoding hairy/enhancer-of-split related with YRPW motif protein 1: MKRAHPDYSSSDSELDEPIEVEKESADENGNLSSAPGSMSPNTTSQILARKRRRGIIEKRRRDRINNSLSELRRLVPSAFEKQGSAKLEKAEILQMTVDHLKMLHTAGGKGYFDAHALAMDYRSLGFRECLAEVARYLSIIEGLDSSDPLRVRLVSHLNNYASQREAASSSHSGLGQIPWGGAFGHHPHISHPLLLPQNGRTTSNGAAASSEGHHQSRNVPPHAESSSLRLPPNGSIGPVLPVVTSTSKLSPPLLSSMASLSAFPFSFGSFHLLSPNALSPPASAQSASLGKPYRPWGTEIGAF, from the exons ATGAAGCGGGCACACCCGGACTACAGCTCCTCCGACAGCGAACTGGACGAACCCATTGAAGTGGAGAAGGAGAGCGCGGACGAGAACGG AAATTTGAGCTCTGCTCCGGGTTCAATGTCACCAAACACCACTTCCCAGATCTTGGCAAGAAAAAGACGTAGAGGC ATTATTGAGAAGCGTCGGCGTGATCGGATCAACAATAGCCTATCTGAGTTGAGGAGGCTGGTGCCTAGTGCTTTTGAAAAGCAG GGCTCAGCCAAATTGGAGAAAGCTGAAATCTTGCAGATGACAGTAGATCATCTGAAAATGCTGCACACAGCAGGAGGGaaag GTTATTTTGACGCCCATGCTCTCGCGATGGACTACCGGAGCCTAGGTTTTCGTGAGTGCTTGGCTGAAGTAGCCCGCTATCTTAGCATTATAGAGGGGCTGGACAGCTCTGATCCTCTTCGTGTCCGCCTTGTGTCTCACCTGAATAATTACGCCTCTCAGCGGGAAGCAGCAAGTAGCTCACACAGTGGGCTTGGACAGATTCCTTGGGGCGGTGCGTTTGGACATCACCCTCACATCTCCCATCCTTTATTGCTGCCTCAGAATGGGCGTACCACTTCAAATGGTGCAGCAGCTTCTTCAGAAGGCCATCACCAGAGCAGAAATGTGCCTCCCCATGCCGAGTCCTCTTCCTTGAGACTGCCCCCTAATGGCTCCATTGGACCAGTGCTCCCTGTGGTCACTTCTACTTCTAAGCTCTCCCCTCCTTTACTTTCTTCCATGGCCTCCTTATCTGCATTCCCCTTTTCCTTTGGTTCGTTCCACCTATTGTCTCCTAATGCTCTCAGCCCGCCAGCCTCAGCACAGTCAGCCAGTCTGGGCAAACCCTACAGACCATGGGGGACTGAGATTGGAGCATTTTAA